The nucleotide sequence GAGTTTATCCAAGCTTGCAAGCCGTCCTCCAACGCGCCACAGGCTTACCACGAGGCTGTGGAGGGTATACAAGCCCGCCGAAAGGGGGAGGTAGGGGTGTGGTCGCACCCAGCAGTTTATTGGGCCGCCACGCTCCTCTCACGCGATTTGATGACGCAGTCGTACGGCCAGGTCAAGGATCGCTGGGCGGCCACGCTGAGCGCGCAGCTGGCGCGCGGCGAATGGGCCGAGATCCCGGCGCCGGTGCCAGCGCTGCCAGCGCCGGGCAAGGGCACGCTCTCCCGCGAGGATGCGGCCCGCATGCTGGCCGAACTGGAAGCCAGCGGCGTGACCAAGTCGCCACGGGCAACGCATTTCGACCACAAGACGTGGGCGCGAAAGATCATGGCGCGCCTGGCCAAGGGCGATAAATCGCTGCACGCCATGCAGATCACCAACGCCAAGACCGCCCTTGGCATTATTTGAAAGACACGAATGAGTTTTCACCTGTTCCGGGCCGGCAAGGCCAAGAATTACCACTACCGCTTCCAGATCGCTGGCGCGCGCGTCCAGCGCAGCACCCGCGAGAGCAGCAAGGCGAAGGCCAACCTTGTAGCGCAGCGCGCGTACGACGAGGCGCTGATCCTGACCAACGGCGGCAAAGTCGTGCCGACGCTGGCGGCCATGGCGCAGGAATGGCTGGAGGTGAACGGCCCGATCAGCAGTGCCGCGCACCAGCGCAGTGTCGAGACCACCGCCCGGCTGCACTTCTACGACCTGGGCGACCTGCCGCTGAACCAGATCACCACCAGCCACGTCGAGCTGGCGCGCAACCAGCACCTGGTCGACCACAAGCCGGCCAGCGCGAACCACTGGCTGCGCGTGCTCAAGCTGATCGCCAACTGGGCCGTGAAGCGCGAGATTATCCGCTCAATCCCCTGGCAGGTGCGCATGCTTAAGGTGCAGAAGCGCCCGCGCTCGATCCTGCCTATCGTCGCCGTGGCCGAATGGTTTGCCGCGGTCGACCAGGTCACGCGCGCGGATCCATCGGTGGCCACGGCCATTCGCCTGATGTTTGGGCTGGGCCTGCGCGAGTCCGAGGCGGCCGGTGCGCGCTGGGAATGGCTGGACTGGCAGCGCGCCACCTACACGCCCGGCGTCACCAAGGGCCGCGAGGCCGAGCCGGTGCCGGTGCCGGCCTGGCTGATCGAGCAACTGACGCCGCACCGCCAGGTGGAAGGCCTGATCGCCGGCAAGCGCGGCGGTGCCCAGCAGCACCCGCCCGGCTTCGCGCGCAAGGCCATGAAGTCCGCCAACCTGAGCTGCAAGATCAAGGGGATCACCCCGCACAGGCTGCGCGGCACGTTCGCCACCATGCTGTCGGAGCAGGGCGTGCCGATCCAGACGATCCAGGCCGTGATGCGCCACAAGTCGCCGATGACCACCATGGCCTACCTGGAGAAAAACCGGGACACGGCGGCGCAGGCGCAGAACGATATTGCCGAGAAAATCGGTTTTGGGCGTGGCGAGAAAGTGGCGGGAAGTGCCCCGCAAACCCGCATGGATACTAGCCTTCATGATTATCATCAGTCATCAGTTGATGGCATTTCGGGCCCTGAATCGGGGTCACATATCCAGCAAACAGGAGATCAAAATGGCATCAAAAAATAATGGTCAGGCGCGCATGAAAATGTCTGACGTGGTCGAAGGAATCGAGCGCCAAGCGTTCGCGCACGCCGTTGGTGCGAGTTCGCGATGGCTCGGACTCGACGTGGTGCATATCCAGGCCGTGCCAGTCTTGCGCGACGAAACCGGCAACTGGTGGCATCCGGACATGCCGCCTTTTGACGAAGGCGATGGCGAAAAATTCAAAGCATGGCTGAAGGCGCAGGGCCTGGAGCTGAGCCGGGCGGAACTCGGCGACGAGCCGGAAGATCATCCGGCCTACAAGGCGATCTTCGAAGAAGCGAATTGCGACTTCAGCGCATGGGACCCAGAGCCGCCAGCAGGCGCCGGCTGGTTCATGCTGGCGATCAGCGACACCGAGGATGGTCCGGCATGCTGCTGGGTTCGTCGCGCGCCACCGGCGGCGCCAGCGCTATGAGCCGCCGCAGCCCAGCACCGGCGCCGGAAACCCCGGCCGAGGCGGCCTACAAGCGCGACCGCGCCTTGCTGCGCGCGCTGTACACCTGCCAGCCCGTGCTGTTCGACGGCAAGCAGCACTTCCTGCACAGCATGTCTCCCCAGGTGCTGGGCGGCGGGATCTCGACAATTATTTACCTGATGGGCGACGCGACACCGCGCCAGCCCAGCGAAATCACCTTTTTGGAGCAAGCAGAATGATCGACCTCATAGACCTGGTGCGCAGCATTGCCGCCGAAGCGGCGCGCGCGGAAGAAAACACGAACCACCCTTTGCCGTGCACGCCCGGCTCGCCGCTGCTGGCCAGCGTGCGCCAGGCCTGCGTCGAGCGCGGATTCACCGCCAGCGGCGAAGGCGAGCCGGCCGCCGCGCCCCAAGTGGTAGCGGATGAGCGAACCTTGTTCGAAGCATCCGAGCCAGAAATGAACCTGGCGCGTGATGCGGAAGGCGAGTACGAAAACCCATGCGTGGCCAGCGGCTGGAAAAGCTGGCAGGACCGCGCCGCCCTCGCAGCCGCCCCGGTGCAGGCGCAAGAGCCTTTCGCCTACATGATCGTCGATGAAAGCGGCGAAGCGTACTTCGGTGAATTTTGTGTAGCGTCAGGAAAGACCGATTTGGAAGCGGAATTGGAAGGGCTGAATTACGGCCAAGATGGCAAGCCTTACAAGATTGTTCCCGTATTCCGCGCCCCGGTGCAGCCCGTGGCCGTGCCGGCTGGCTGGTGCCAGTTCATCGACGGCGTGAAGACGCAGAACGTCGCCAGGGATACGGAGGAGTTGGGCACTATCAAAAGCATTTTCAAGGTGATGGCCCCCGCCGGCGCACAAGCGGAATACCGCCCCTTCTATTTCGCCGCCCCAGCAGCGCAGGGCGATGCCAAGGACGCGGAACGGCTGGAATTCATCGAGAACGGCACCTTTGATCTGCGCTGCTACAACGATCATGACGATGACGTTTATTGGAACGTGATCGAGCACCACATGGCTGCGCCCATCGAGCGCGAAATCGGCTGGGGCAATACTGCACGCCAAGCCATCGACGCCGCTATCGCTGCCAAGGCGGTGAAATCATGAAAATCTACATCGCGGGCCCGATGACCGGCCTCCCTGAGCTCAACTATCCGGCTTTCGATTCGCTGGCCGCGCAGCTGCGGGCGGACGGTCATGCCGTAATCAACCCGGCAGAGAACCCTGTGCCGCCATGTGGTAGTTGGCTGGGCTACATGCGTATGAGTGTCGCGCAGGTCGCCACTGTCGATTGCGTGGTGATGCTGCCTGGATGGGAGGCATCGCGCGGCGCCACGCTGGAGCACCATATTGCCACGCAATTGAAGCTGTACGTCGTGCACCACGCGGTATAGGAAACGGCAAAACCGTTGGCGGGAAAGTGGCGAAGACCACCCTGCAACGTCGCATATTTCCTCACTTTCATGATTATTGTGAATCATCGGTTAGAAGCACCACCAACAACGAAAGGACGAAAAATGTTCAACTTCACATTCCCCTGGACCAAGCGCCGCGAAGCGCGCAAGGCAGCAGAACAGAAGGCGCGCACGGAGGCCGATTTCGTGAGAGCCATCGTTGCCGTCAGCATGCGCGGTCACGAACGGGCGCAGCGAGCGCGAGCCGATGTCAGCACGGCACCGCGGCGCACCAGCCAGGCCAGCACCACCTACAGTGCTCCAGCGGATACCGGAGCGCCATCGAGCAGCTGGGCGCCGGCCATCGCACCGTCGCACTTGGCTGCCGGCGGCGGCACGTTCGACGGCGGCGGCGCATCGGGCGACTGGGGTGGATCAAGCTGCTCGTCCAGCGGCAGCGATTCGTCGTCAAGCTCGTCGGACAGCGGCAGCAGCTGCTCGTCGGATTAATTTGCAACACAGCACAGGGATTGAAATGCAACGAGAAAAAATTACGCTGGGATGGGCCGGCAAGAGCGCACCAGTGGTCGATATCACTTTCGTCGAGGTCGAGGTCGAGGCTGTGGCGCCGGCTGCACAGACAGCGCCGGCGACCACCGTCGTGGCGGTCACCGCATGGACCGATCCGGATCCACTCGACCTGTGCCTTGAATTGTGGGCCGCCTGGATGGCGCACGATGCTGACCGGGACATGGGCGTCAAGACGATGCGAGGACTGAGTGGGGAGGGCGATGGTCGCGGCGTGGATATGTACGAGGCGCAGCAGGCGACCGACACGCGCATCGCCCAGGCCACCGATGCGATGATCGATAGTATGGCGCGCATCCACACCTGGGCGATCTACACGCTGTGTAGCCAGGCCACGCCATGGCGGTTCCCGAACGCAGTATTTGTAGACGTTGCAATGGAGGCGCGCGCCGAGCTGACCCAGCGCCTTAAAAATAATGTGTGCACTGCTGTTCTGTTCTGATATGATTCGTTCATAGGCGGTTTTCGCACGCCTAAACAAAAGCCCGCCTCTTTGCCGACGCGGGCTTTTTGCATTCCAGATCTCCGCCTTTCCCTGGGCTTTAGCCGCTGACCGCTTCGTGCGCCAGCGGCCTTTTTATTTGAGGTTCACATGTTCGGTCTACTGAAATCCTTGGGCGGCCTAGCTGCCGATGTGGTGCAGGTTGTCGCTGCACCTGTTGAGATGGTCGTCGACGTCGCTGTCGCCGCGGTCAAGCCTGTCGCAGAGGTGGCAAAGGAACTGGTCGCCGACGTCAAGAGCCTGAAGGACTGAGCATGTTCGATTTCGACTTCCGCCGGATGTTCATCACCATCGCCCTGCTGGGGGCGGTAATCGGTGGCACTACTATTGCACTCGTGCTGCTGGCCTGGCCATGGCTGTGGGCGTTGGTCAAGCCGGCGCTGCACGCCTGGACCGTGTGATATGAGCCCACGCCACTACCGAGACATGATTATCCGCGCCAGCCAAGCCGGCGACATGCGCCGTATCGACCAGCTGGCCACGCAGTTGGCCAAAGCTGAAGAGGCGCGCCGGCTGCTGCAGGCGCTTACCCACTGTCCAGCCTGCGCCGCCAGCGCGGCCGCGGGGCTGATGCCTGACGCCACCACCGCATGAAAGGCTCGACCATGCACCAGAACCACTTCCACACTGGCATCGAGTTTGCGCGTGCAGCAGTCAAGCACTTCAACCTGCCGGCCAACACCTTGGCGGCCATGACGATGATTACTGGATCCGATGAAGTGTTTGGCTTGGCGATCAATATCGCACTGACCGCAGACGATCTGGCAGGCATCGCCGACCACATGGACGGGCGTACGCCGCCAGCAGTCGCGGCAGTCGCGGCCCACGCGGCCCACGCGGTGGAAGAGTTGAGCATCAATGCTTGGGCCAACGAGCGCGACACGCTTCTGCAAGGCATGTCGTTCGATG is from Janthinobacterium sp. 61 and encodes:
- a CDS encoding DUF4406 domain-containing protein, whose product is MKIYIAGPMTGLPELNYPAFDSLAAQLRADGHAVINPAENPVPPCGSWLGYMRMSVAQVATVDCVVMLPGWEASRGATLEHHIATQLKLYVVHHAV
- a CDS encoding replication protein P, with protein sequence MSEVATAGSQSCFLGQSSTAPDSRWFEVHPTLKVSMIEHLYNRLDGAYPHWWASNFASEVALRNWAESWVEAFEEEGISPKDVAVGLKACRLHHQKPPSCAEFIQACKPSSNAPQAYHEAVEGIQARRKGEVGVWSHPAVYWAATLLSRDLMTQSYGQVKDRWAATLSAQLARGEWAEIPAPVPALPAPGKGTLSREDAARMLAELEASGVTKSPRATHFDHKTWARKIMARLAKGDKSLHAMQITNAKTALGII
- a CDS encoding site-specific integrase, whose product is MSFHLFRAGKAKNYHYRFQIAGARVQRSTRESSKAKANLVAQRAYDEALILTNGGKVVPTLAAMAQEWLEVNGPISSAAHQRSVETTARLHFYDLGDLPLNQITTSHVELARNQHLVDHKPASANHWLRVLKLIANWAVKREIIRSIPWQVRMLKVQKRPRSILPIVAVAEWFAAVDQVTRADPSVATAIRLMFGLGLRESEAAGARWEWLDWQRATYTPGVTKGREAEPVPVPAWLIEQLTPHRQVEGLIAGKRGGAQQHPPGFARKAMKSANLSCKIKGITPHRLRGTFATMLSEQGVPIQTIQAVMRHKSPMTTMAYLEKNRDTAAQAQNDIAEKIGFGRGEKVAGSAPQTRMDTSLHDYHQSSVDGISGPESGSHIQQTGDQNGIKK